Proteins from a single region of Paraburkholderia sp. PGU19:
- the atzF gene encoding allophanate hydrolase → MDSFDLRLPAVRAAYREGRVTPRALIGALRERAAALNPDYHLFIHLLSDAEIEPYLAALDGRAVDSLPLYGVPFALKDNIDLTDIPTTAACPAFAYTPQDSATLVAQLIALGAVPIGKTNLDQFATGLNGTRSPYGKCRNSVHAAYPSGGSSAGSSLAVALGVASFALGTDTAGSGRVPAALNNLVGTKGTKGLLSTAGVVPACRTLDCVTYFTATASEASELLALTARHDPADAYSRANPQWNDAAAFGAVTRFHFGVPRQLEFAGCEESPALFAQARTALEAIGGEAVEIDFAPFVEAARLLYEGPWVAERYSVAGALMESQPDAVLPVIRDVLAKAPGATAVDAFRAQYKLQALKQRCDAVLAELDCVLTPSIPRAVTLDELARDPIGPNSLLGYYTNFMNLLDYAAIATPAGFMRNGLPWGVTLFGRAFTDQYLLSIADALHRKLNVPLIGGAKQDADVPARAARNDRMKLVVCGAHLEGLALNGQLIARGARLVEKTASAPRYRLYALTGGGATQRPGMTRDTTNGAAIEVEVWELPGSEAGSFLAGIPAPLALGKVELADGRWETGFMCEAYGLEGAVDITQYGGWRAWLQRAT, encoded by the coding sequence ATGGATTCATTCGATCTGCGTCTTCCCGCTGTGCGCGCCGCGTATCGCGAAGGCCGTGTCACGCCGCGCGCACTGATTGGCGCATTGCGCGAACGCGCCGCGGCACTGAACCCGGACTATCACCTGTTCATTCATCTGCTGTCCGACGCGGAAATCGAGCCTTATCTCGCGGCGCTCGACGGGCGCGCTGTCGATTCTTTGCCGCTTTACGGCGTGCCGTTTGCATTGAAGGACAATATCGATCTCACCGACATTCCGACGACGGCCGCCTGCCCCGCTTTCGCGTATACGCCTCAAGACTCGGCGACACTCGTCGCGCAACTAATCGCACTCGGCGCGGTGCCGATCGGCAAAACCAATCTCGACCAGTTCGCGACGGGACTCAACGGCACGCGCTCGCCGTACGGCAAGTGCCGCAATAGCGTGCACGCCGCGTATCCTTCGGGTGGATCGAGCGCGGGGTCGTCTCTGGCCGTGGCGCTCGGCGTCGCGAGCTTCGCGCTCGGCACCGATACGGCCGGCTCGGGCCGCGTGCCCGCCGCGCTGAACAACCTCGTCGGCACTAAGGGAACCAAGGGCTTGCTGTCGACGGCGGGCGTCGTGCCCGCCTGCCGCACGCTCGACTGCGTGACGTATTTCACCGCGACGGCCAGCGAGGCGAGCGAACTGCTCGCGCTCACCGCCCGCCATGATCCCGCCGATGCCTACAGCCGCGCGAATCCGCAATGGAACGACGCAGCCGCGTTCGGCGCCGTCACGCGCTTTCACTTCGGCGTGCCGCGTCAGCTGGAATTTGCCGGCTGCGAAGAAAGCCCCGCGCTATTCGCGCAGGCGCGCACGGCGCTCGAAGCGATCGGCGGCGAGGCCGTCGAGATCGACTTCGCGCCCTTCGTCGAAGCGGCGCGACTACTCTATGAAGGACCATGGGTTGCCGAGCGCTATAGCGTGGCAGGTGCGCTGATGGAATCGCAACCCGACGCCGTGCTGCCCGTGATTCGCGACGTGCTCGCGAAGGCGCCGGGCGCGACCGCCGTCGATGCATTTCGCGCACAGTACAAACTTCAGGCGCTGAAGCAGCGTTGCGATGCCGTGCTCGCGGAACTCGATTGCGTGCTGACACCGTCCATTCCGCGTGCCGTCACGCTCGATGAACTGGCGCGCGATCCTATCGGCCCGAACTCACTGCTGGGCTACTACACGAACTTCATGAATCTGCTCGATTACGCTGCGATCGCGACGCCCGCGGGTTTCATGCGCAATGGGCTGCCGTGGGGCGTGACGCTGTTCGGCCGCGCGTTCACCGATCAATATTTGCTGAGCATCGCCGATGCGCTGCATCGCAAGCTGAATGTGCCGCTGATCGGCGGCGCGAAGCAGGATGCCGATGTGCCCGCGCGCGCGGCACGCAACGACAGGATGAAGCTCGTTGTGTGCGGCGCGCATCTCGAAGGCTTGGCACTCAATGGACAGTTGATCGCGCGTGGCGCGCGCCTCGTCGAGAAGACCGCCAGCGCGCCGCGCTACCGGCTATATGCGCTGACGGGCGGCGGCGCGACGCAACGGCCTGGCATGACGCGAGATACAACGAACGGCGCGGCAATCGAGGTCGAAGTCTGGGAGTTGCCGGGCAGCGAAGCCGGCTCGTTTCTCGCGGGCATTCCCGCGCCGCTCGCGCTCGGCAAGGTCGAGCTTGCGGACGGACGCTGGGAAACTGGCTTCATGTGCGAAGCGTACGGTCTTGAAGGCGCCGTCGATATCACGCAATACGGCGGCTGGCGCGCCTGGCTGCAACGCGCTACCTGA